A window of Chelmon rostratus isolate fCheRos1 chromosome 18, fCheRos1.pri, whole genome shotgun sequence genomic DNA:
ACTGCTGCTGCGCTCTTGGGAGGCTCGAGGATAACGTGCGCGCTCGCAGCACAGGCTAGTTACCTCAAACCGTCACGTCCATTCATCCAATCGACTTTAGCGAAGGACGTCTATTTGATTATTCCAAAGCCCACTGTACATAATAATCACATTATTACACAGTTAATCGATATTTTGTGCAATGATTTCATGATATCACGTTGACTACATTACAAATTCAAATGGAAAAGGTTTACGTTGTGTTCCTCTTCGCTTTCTTTGATGTTAATTATACAGTTTTGCTACAACAAGACCAACTGACAGCTATAGACATAGGCGCTGGAAATGGGTGCAACCAAAGACTAGTTTCATCATAGATTCCTGTGCCAAATATAATGTTTAATTGAAATATTCAAtgtctacaaaatgtcacaagATAGTAAAAATTgaataattattaaaaaaaaaaaaagagaagttggaaccagaaaatgtttagcatttttgcttaaaattattaaatgatcgattatcaaaatagctgcccATTAATTTTCTATAAATCAgtaaatatcttttttttctaatatcGTTTAAACTCTAGTACTGTTTCTATCTTGAGTACAAAACAAATTCACTGCAGCATTGATGTCTTCTTATATCTTCTTATATAAATCACTATATAAATCAATTAACACTCTTAAATTCTccacatatgtacatattttgtTATCCATTATCGTAATGTAGGTTGGTAACATTCAATGCTGAAGTGAAAATAATGAAGATTGAAGCTTTTTcccccattaaaaaaaagaatctttaaaattattttaatttgtcacaaCGGAAGTACCGCCCTTCTGCTTCCGGCGTATTCACAACATCCAAGATGTCTGCTGCCATAGCTTCCCTCGTTTCGTACGGTAGCGATTCTGATTCAGAAAATGAGTCGGAATCTAATACCAGTGCCGAGAAAGCGGACCCAGTGGACCCGGACGCAACAGCCCACCTTAAACCCTGTCATACGACGACTTTGGCTGTTCTCAATTCTGCTCCCGAGGTCGCCGTTAAGGTGCGCTAAGCTAATcaagctagctaacgttagcttaacgTTACAACCTAACTAACAATATTCTTCAAGTTACATGCTAGTAGTTGCATTATGCTTAAACATAATAATGAGATATACGATTTCAATGGATAACGGGAAATTCTGAATACGTGATTCTTAAATGCGTGGCGTTAACTATTGTTCTTAAGGATAGCGACTGAAACAAGTAGCGATTAGCGGGAAACATTGAGTGTTGAACAGGAGAATGTAaagttattttgtttgtctAACGTTTTAATGGCGCCTTAGCCTTCGGTGttatgttttatcttgtgtctGATACACCAAACAGTTACCTGGCATTGTATTGGCAGTAAATCAGTGAGACTTGGTTTGCTAATTTGTACATCTTCATATTTAGGAGGCTGTTGAGACTGGCACACACCTGGACCCCTCATTGAAGGAAGTCACTTATAACCCGACATATGAAACTATGTTTGCGCCAGAGGTAAGTTTTGGAATTGATAAAAGACACCTAGAGATGGGTCAAATATGTAGTATAATAATACGTAGTATGAGACAAGATTTTAAGCGACATTTAGTTTATTGTATTATACGCACACAGCCTAAAGGTTGTATTTTCCTGCTGTAGAAGGCTTTTATGATTCTTCTTTCTCTTAGAGGGCATTGTTGGcgtgactgtttgtgtgtatgaatgagACACCAAAACGTAGCAGCATAGTTTTTTCTTGTTCATTCGCAATTGACAATTTCtggaatattttgttttacagttaattctgtttttattgttaaattcTGCCTGTGTTTCTGCATCACTGAAATCTTAGGCCCTACTCTAATGTCACAATTTCCCATTGGAATGAATCTAGTGCGCTATCTAATCAATTTAATTACTCTTACATAAATCAGAAAGTCCGATGTTATTGAAATCATACTTCTACGATATTAATTTAACAAAAGGGCCGTGCGACTCATTCCTTGCAAGGGTCCACAAAAGTTTCATTTTAATACTACTGATGATTTTGTATTGCTTCCTCTTAGTTTGGGCCAGTGAACCCATTTAAAAGCCAGCAGATGGCTGCCCCCAGGAACATGTTGTCCGGCTATGCAGAACCGGCTCATCTCAACGACTTTATGTTTGAACAGCAAAGGAGGACCTTCTCTACCTTTGGTAAGCTCATCTGTGACCTCTGCGTTGGGTTTAAATGATGCAATCAACGTATTAATCGTGTTTGAATTTTAATTACCTTTTTACTGCTCTTTCTTCACTCTGCTAATAGGTTATGCTTTAGATCCATCTGTTGATACACACCAGGTGTCCACTAGTAGCTATATTGGTGCAGTGGATGAGgctgagaaaaataaaggtAATAATTTTTCACACCATATTTCTCGTGTGCTTGTCTGCGCCTGACTGTAAAAATCAGACTTTATTTAGTATGTCTTCTGATTCAGAATCATAAGGTCTTATGGCTCTTCCTCCAGGGCTAACTGTGTTTGAGAGTGGACATAAGAAgtcagagaagaggaaaaaggtCAAAGGTGGAAATGCAGAAGAGATTGACAACTTCCTTGGACCATGGGCAAAATATGCAGATGAGAAAGATGTGGCCAAACCATCAGAGGTAATGCTTTGTTCAACATTTAATTTGACCATAGAGTGTCTgatattgttgcttttttcacacattaacCAACGTTCTGCTTAATGCGATAGTAAGGCAAGAAAATAATTCACCCTCCATGCTAGAAGGATTGCAGTTGGGCACTATAATAGATACACCGGCTATCACAAATATGTGTAATCTATTGTTgtgcttttattattttgacTGAGCTAAATAGCCTGAATAAGTGCCATTGTCTTTATGCCTTATTGGcataaaacatgatgcaaatAATTCACCTCTAAAATTTTTGTGCTGTCAGTATTTGCATTAAAAACCATAAGAAGGGGTTTCAGTCACTGAGCATGCACAGTTTTCAGCACAACAATAAAAGCTCACTTGCAGTACTCGACTGTGGCCTTTTGAGCATCGTGTAGATATGTACTCTGTATAAAAGCTTTGTAATCTGGTGGTATATTGCACTTTTGTAGATGAGACACATGGTGGGGCACATGCTGCTTAACAGTGGACATGtgaccccacccacccacacaacTGTCTAAAACTAAAAGAGTTGGCCTGATTAATCCCTTTACACCAGGGCTTTTGCACAGTCTGTCCTCAGCACTGTATCCCAGAACAAATTTTCAGGTTGTGATGAATTTTTATTTACAGGAAGAGCAGAAGGAGCTGGATGAGATCACAGccaagagacagaagaagggAAGGAATGAGGAAGACGCTCCGGCAGAAGAGAAGACCATTCTCCATGGTACTGTGGCCCTTTCTAATCGTGACATTAGAATGACACTCAGTGAAATGAGTTCctgatatatttttattattgaaatCATAGTTTTTATTACCAGTGCGTACACAGTATTCCTTTTGAGATTGAACCTTCATTCTTAAAAATTGAGATTGAAAGTTGTCGAGTTTGATTGTACCACACAATTTTCCTTTGCAGATGAAGTTTGCACAGTTGTCATGGAATCCGTATTTTAAGgactttttgttcatttgtccagtcattgtctttgtcattgtgttgtgttgcagagaaatctgctgatgttagcatgctaaccaacTAGCCCTGGCCAGTCTTGCCCTGTAATACCgctttgtacctcaagaggtgGTGGGGTGTATGCGAGTGGCTACGTTTCACTAATGATCTTAGCTTTTCAAGTAAATGAACTCACAGAATgtcaagaaaagaaatattCTGGCATCCGTTTTACTCACTATGCCGAAAAATACACATcatctgaattcaagtttcagTCAAGGTTCAATCCTTATCCAGTTGTATTTGCAGGAAGGCTCCCTCTGTGCTTCGAGGTCTTCGGGGCAGACTCCAGTCAGCCAATAAGTCCACTAactgcatggctaactgagctaactagctaacggcTGCTAGTAGCTGCAGCAAAGAGTATTGTGAGCAGCAGATAGCCGTTACTCTGCAGATATGCTGCCTCCTATTTGGTTGGAGCAAACTTCGCCAGGTGGCCATGTCTTACATGTTGTCCCGTTGAGGACATCCAGCAGTCCAGTCTCCTTTAAAAACATGTATCCAAATGCTGCAGGATTTTTCTTTCATGTGATATTTTGTCTCTTCTTTGTTCTCCCCCCAGTTAAAGACATGTATGATTACCAGGGCAGGTCCTATCTCCACGTCCCGCAGGATGTGGGCATCAACCTGCGATCTGCGGATGCTCCAGACAAGTGTTACCTGCCTAAGAAACAGATTCATGTCTGGTCTGGACACACCAAGGTCAGTGGGAAGGGATGTAGatcttttctgtgtctttgaaCCAGTTAAGAGGAGCTGGAGGTATTGTCTATGCAGGTTTTGCTGATGGTAACTTCAAGTAAAGTGTTGTTTCAAAGTAATCCTGAAATACAGAACAGGTGAAGTGTCACATAGGTGTCTGTGGATGCAAAGAACATTCCATTATGCAGTCCTTGTCAGAATTTCTTAGGCAGTCAGTAAAAAAACCTCCCGGGTACTTTTGAATAAAATGATAACACGGTCGAATACGAGTCTCTTGTCCCTGACATATCCAAGATTATTCTGTCTCATTCAAAACACCGTCTTTATAATTCAAATATAAAGGCAAACACTGCGTTATTCCAAGAAAGATCTGATTCAAGCTTTAGATCTGCCAATGTGCTTCAGGGAGAGAGAAATCACTCAAGTTTTAAATTGGCTTCTATCCACTTTGTGCAGGAAGTAACAGCCTTCAGAGTCTAATTTGAAATACAAAGAGGTTTGAAAAGATAATAAGCATGTGGAAGTGCCGATGTTGAGATAATAGATGGAGGGTGGCCCATACGGTGTCAAGTTTGGTGACATTTTTTTGAGAAAGTTTGGTAACTTAAAAGTCGTCGTAATTTCTATGACTGAGGCAGATGTGGTGCAGCCTTTTCCTTAAAAGTTAGCGATGCTTTTGTCACCTTTAGTCTATAGTAACTCTAACACTAGCATACAAATTTAGTTACAtcagtttctcctctttctctgtgtattTTCCAGGGCGTCAGTGCTATTCGACTGTTCCCTAACTCTGGtcatctgctgctctcctgctccatGGACTGTAAGATCAAGGTAAATAATCACAACATGGTGAcataaaaagcagcacagaagagtgaattcacacacacacacacgatttcTGTGCTTTTATGGGTTTGAAAGTTTCTTTGTTCCGTGCTGCTATTGAGAAGATTCAAGGCTTACTTTCTACAATCAGCCTGATACACTGCtacaaagcacaaaacaaaatatattaagGCTGGCTAGCTTTCTTATTAATcttaatcatttttttatttattgttctcACAACCCAATTCggttttcatttgatttatttctgctgGCTTAATGTAATGAAGTCTTGGGGCTCACTTGAGGTTTCATCTCCTTCTCTCCACAGCTATGGGAAGTGTACAGCGAGAGGAGATGTATCAGGACATTCATTGGTAAGAGATGTTAAATTATGCTGTGGTAAACTTTTACAAACTTTAATAAGTCACGGTATGACATGAAGAGAGTAAAATGGTAACAGAATATTAGGAAATGACACCATCAAAGTAAAACTCTTTACAAACAACAACGGCTCGTCAGCAAACATGCTGACGTGGAATATGCTTGAGGTCtgaaatgcatgtgttttgagAAATACACAGCTGTGACAAACTGTGAACTCAGCATTACTGGAACACTACTAGCACGTCAGCTGTTGacagaaagttttttttttttaatagatgGGGTCTGGGGGGTGTAGGCTAATGGTGTGTAGGTCACTCTTACACTCTTCCCAGAGACAGCACACCTTCTGAATAGAGATTGTTTGCAGCCGCGGTTCTGCTTGTCAGCTCCTTCACAGAATATGCATAATTCAGCAGCCCAGGGGCCGAGGGGAGCGAGGGGCAAGGGAGGGCACAAGACATGGAGAGGAGTTGGCGTACGGGAGGAGAGAACACAGTTTAGGAGTGAATAAACTGACAATGACTGAGGCTGAggggcagagctgcagatgatgttaattatttttttcatcagatGAGGGTTTGAAATATGCAGCCATGTTGTGGAGAGCATATTAGATTTCCACCTTGTTGTCGTTGCTGCTGTGCTCTCAGCTCTATCATCTGCTGtctggtatatttttttttctacaacagcataataaattaataaactctcaaacttttattctttttgtgtAAAAGAAGAGTTTTTCGCCGCTGTTTGATTCTCCCTCTACGGAAACTATTGCTTAATGTTGCCTATTATCTGAAATCAAACCATACAATAGGATAGGAAACTGCACACCTGTTAGTCAGCATTTGTAGTTTGCTCGAATTATCAAGATAGAAAGAACGGTTATGAATTTATTCGCTTGGAGGATGTACATGAATGAGCAGGCGTATCATTATGTGCATTTCATGTTTGGATGCAGTCTGTGACAAAGCATATATTTGATGATGTGTGCCCTGCTTTCAGtagtttgtgcatctgtgtttttcctgtccacacacacacacacaccaaagctTTCTGCAGCGTTACCATTGGTATGGCAGCAAGTCGGGTTAGAGCAAGCGAGCAGGCAAGCAGGCAGTCGCTGAGCCTCAGTTGGCTCTGTTATCGCCGTGGAAACAGTGTAGCCGTGATAAAAGCCAGTTTTAACAAGGGAGGCGTCTGCATGCTCCGAGCCCACAGGGACCTCACCTACACTGTATGAGAAAGAGCCAAAGGGTTGCATAGATTGGGATTAGGAAGAGAATAAAAGAAGGTGGAGAACAGTTGAAAAGACAGAgcatgtaatttttttttctctttctcctcctctctcctctgcgaGCTCATTTAAAGATTCCATTTCCCTCGTCTCCCACAGCCCACATCATCTTTCTTCCTCAGCATCCCTTATTTCATGTAACCAGATTTCACATTCCTCAAATGAATTGGGTATCAAAGGAAGTTTAGCTGGGGCGAGACTTGGTAACAGGAATGAGAAACGTTTGAGTGAATTCTTCTAGcgtatatttacatttgtgtaatgtgtgtgtaaatttcCCCTGCGTATGCTAGGTCATAGCAAAGCTGTGCGAGACATTTGCTTCAACAACACTGGGACCCAGTTCCTCAGCGCTGCGTATGACCGCTACCTCAAACTCTGGGACTCTGAGACAGGTAGGCTGTACCTCCCTCATGTCACTTCTAGTTCTTCAAAATTACTAAATCAAGGGAGATATACTCTACATGAATGCCTcattgtgatgggcattttttcCTCTAGTTTCTGACAATCTGCagatgaattgataatgaaattaaatgtttgctgcctacaaatatttgtatttgtagtAATTCCGTATTCCATATAGAGGTCAATTCAACATTACTCTATAACTAGACCCAAACATGACTTTTTATATAACATATGATAAAATACAGTCACACAATTCCACAAAACTACCCACCATGTCTGTCTCATTTTCCACCCCTCTCAACTCAGGAGTGCCaatccagcagagggcagaaaAGAGTTAAATCCCCCTCTTTTTGTTAACAGGATCCCATGTGAGGCCACATCATCCAAATACTTAAGTCTCCGAATTGCTTAACTACACGCTCACTCAAGTTCCTTACTTTTCCTATCAGTTGTCATGTTGTTTAGTAAAtaagttcagtttcagttttttattcCAGATATATCCCAGTTGCAGTTAAGCACTGGTTGTAATCCAGATATTATGTTAGTGAAAAGCCCTCATTCTTATCTGAAGGGCCTCTCGGTGTTGACAGTTTCCTGTTCTCTCAGCTCAAGCACTAGTGGAAGCATCATTCCTGTGGTGATTCAACTCTGCTGAATGaatacaaagaaacacagaatttTCTGTGTTACGGCTGAGCTGTCCCTACCTGCAGGGGACAGAGCATACAGCATTGAAAGTTTCAGTCTGTTCTTAAATTCTAAACAACTTGAGCGTAGCTTTCTGAAACTGCCACTGTGGGTTATTCTGGAGctttgactctctctctccacaggccAGTGTATCTCCCGCTTCACCAACAGGAAGGTACCTTACTGCGTCAAGTTCAACCCTGACGAGGACAAACAGAGCCTTTTTGTGGCCGGGATGTCAGATAAGAAGATTGTTCAGGTAATGTCGCGATGTGCTGGATTCGGCTCCCACCATCACCTCATGCATACAGGAGTTTCTGTTTATACCCCCTGCACCCACAGAAGCATGAAATACACTCCCATTTCGTCCTTCATCAATagtatgtgtatttttgtctgCGTGGCTAGAGGTTTCAGCAGCTGACAGGACTAGAACAAGTCATTAATCATGGGCCGCATTAGGGTGGAAGCCGCAAAGAGAAGAGAACAATGTGATGATAGTAGGAAATCCAAAACTGTGATATCATACATTCATGTAAACAGATTTCAGAACAAGTAACCCTGCATTTGGATTTTTGTGGCAGCAGATGCAGAGATGATGATTTTTATGTTCCACAATTCATAATCATAGAGATTGGACCTGACTAATATGGaactattttatttcattttaatctcaGAAGCATCTTTAACCCTCTGAACCCGAAGAGtttctggttgttttctttgtgcctGTCACATTGTGGTCTTGTGGTCTCATTTTTTACTGCAGGATTTAAGTCCTGCACCTctatggaaacagcacaaacatggCTAGAAGTGGAGGGaacttaaaaatgtcttttttccagtgtaactatgtgtatatgtgtgtatatatatatatatatatatatacgtgtatacatatacatgcaGAGTGCagaatttaatgatttttaCAGGAACTGGTTTGTGCAAACAGCTTTCTTTTGGCGAaattttaaatgaggaaatgcCACTGTCTTAATCTTATTTCTGGGTGGTGtaatttcaactttttttttttttttttaaaggaagcaCGCCTCTCAAACCTACCGGTGGGGTGTGGGGTTCAGAGAATTAATTGAAAATACATCAAGATGTTGATTTAACAGGCACAAAGTTTGTCGCCCAATTGTCCAGATGAACAGTCATTATCAAAATATCTGGCACAATGATCAGAATTAGTATTAAATCATGTCTCTCTTCTGGGTTTTGAGAACAGATGGCTGCTCTTGTGTGCAGCCGAAGGCTAAGATTAGAATAAAAACCCAGCATAAATAGAATTGGATGTAAAATCTGTTTGGACAGAAGTGCGTCCCATTCGTTTGTTGCCTGGGGGCCGGATCTATGTGGTTgtctttccaaaaaaaaaaaaaaaaagaaagaaaagtaatgTTCAACACTGAGGCCTGTTAGATAGCTAATCGCTGTCATTACCCCACTGCAGATAAGTCATTTTACTGCTTTAATGCAGTTTGAAACTATTCTCAGTGAGTCTCCCATAGCCACGCAATATGAGTTTCTCTTCGCTCCAGTAAGAACATTTTGTTAAGCAGCACCCcagaagaaaatgaaacctGCCACAAAACTAGTTTGGTGGGATTTTGTGAATCCATTTTTATAATCCACCTCATTGTGTCATAGATTAATGTGttcacctcttctctctctgcttctctgtgtctctctgtcagtgggACATCAGGACAGGTGAGGTGGTTCAGGAGTACGACCGTCACCTGGGAGCTGTCAACACCATCACCTTTGTTGATGAGAATCGTCGCTTTGTCAGCACGTCGGACGATAAGAGTCTTCGAGTGTGGGAGTGGTGAGTACAGACTGCAAACAgttgcactttttaaaatttgattgTGCTGGGTTCTTTTTGGTGTTGCAACTCTGAGCAAGGAGgagaagaattaaaaaaaacaaaacaaaatcaagatcATAGCGGAGAGGGTGTACTGTGATTTGACATGCAGTAGATGTGGTAGATAGTTCCCAGGGGACACATTACTGTGATACAGTCTCATTGAGGTGCATCACCAGgtccctttgtgttttgtctaaGCTCTGTAACAAGAAGACTCggaaaagaacatttaaaaaacaatacatcatCATTGTGTCATGCGCTGCGTTCTCAAGATGCACTCTTGCACCGCTCACTGCTCCTTTCATTAATTGTTGATAAGAAGAGTAGGCAGCAGCAAACCTCCAGACGACCCCTATCTTGGACAAAGCTCGGCCAGCTGTGCTGCTAATCTGCTCTGAGTCATAGCCTCTGCCACGGTTTGCCTGCTTTACATGCATCTGTTACAGTGGGAGcgtcttttttcttctccctcgAGCTAATATTGTACATTGACAATGCTCCAGCATCAGCCCCTGTGAGTCTGGCCCCTGTTGCCaattgtatattttaataaataagCATTTCTGAAATGGTTCCACAAATTAAATTACAGGAAGGCAGATGTGCTGGGATGACCTGAAGGTCAGACAAAGTTGAAtctcccctcctttctctcgaaattgaaaaaacaacaacatgcacacGTCTTATTAACAAATTCATGTTCACTTGGGTTTTCCGCAAGCAATTTGTTTTTAGGTATTAGCCATACATGCCCCACTGCAGTCTTTGTCTGCGCTCAATGGCCAATCAAGAGAGACCCTCAAGAGTTGCTTGCAGTTGGTCCAGGGGTCCTGTGGTGATAA
This region includes:
- the cdc40 gene encoding pre-mRNA-processing factor 17; its protein translation is MSAAIASLVSYGSDSDSENESESNTSAEKADPVDPDATAHLKPCHTTTLAVLNSAPEVAVKEAVETGTHLDPSLKEVTYNPTYETMFAPEFGPVNPFKSQQMAAPRNMLSGYAEPAHLNDFMFEQQRRTFSTFGYALDPSVDTHQVSTSSYIGAVDEAEKNKGLTVFESGHKKSEKRKKVKGGNAEEIDNFLGPWAKYADEKDVAKPSEEEQKELDEITAKRQKKGRNEEDAPAEEKTILHVKDMYDYQGRSYLHVPQDVGINLRSADAPDKCYLPKKQIHVWSGHTKGVSAIRLFPNSGHLLLSCSMDCKIKLWEVYSERRCIRTFIGHSKAVRDICFNNTGTQFLSAAYDRYLKLWDSETGQCISRFTNRKVPYCVKFNPDEDKQSLFVAGMSDKKIVQWDIRTGEVVQEYDRHLGAVNTITFVDENRRFVSTSDDKSLRVWEWDIPVDFKYIAEPSMHSMPAVTLSPNGKWLACQSMDNQILIFGAQNRFRLNKKKVFKGHMVAGYACQVDFSPDMSYVVSGDADGKLNIWDWKTTKLYHRIKAHDKVCISALWHPHETSKVITCGWDGQIKLWD